The Actinocatenispora sera genome has a window encoding:
- a CDS encoding STAS domain-containing protein — MRCWSTPVGRLVDWDSTLGGATAERGGQLVDLWPDRPGEVLVVDLSGLHLMATAAVEDLLRAVVVLADRGFDVRLCNPQPLVGMALFLMGVPAGVGLYDDVPAAAAGHAGGRVEDRGYL; from the coding sequence GTGCGGTGCTGGTCGACCCCGGTCGGCCGACTCGTCGACTGGGACAGCACGCTTGGTGGCGCGACGGCCGAGCGCGGCGGGCAGCTGGTGGACCTGTGGCCGGACCGCCCGGGCGAGGTTCTCGTGGTGGATCTGTCCGGGCTGCACCTGATGGCGACCGCGGCTGTCGAAGACCTGCTTCGCGCCGTGGTGGTCCTGGCGGACCGGGGCTTCGACGTTCGGCTCTGCAACCCGCAACCGCTGGTGGGGATGGCGCTGTTTCTGATGGGCGTGCCGGCCGGTGTTGGTCTCTACGACGATGTGCCGGCCGCGGCGGCCGGGCACGCGGGCGGTCGTGTCGAGGATCGTGGGTACCTGTAG